From the genome of Prevotella herbatica, one region includes:
- a CDS encoding tetratricopeptide repeat protein, which translates to MVRKTLIAIIMLLVSSVGFALNNNRNGLIVKGDSCVTENDYFHALDYFLQAQKIRDTKDLQMKIADCYYCRYQLKECTTILEKIKEDSLSHDAFKELYYAYGAMEKPSTQEIYGYALIRRFPMDSRILASLMHLIIDNDKYGTRQFLAVEFGEKYFKKDSDNVEVNRALAQAYFFSQKYDKSLNMYHRLLQEKDTTFSGLYYTGLCYEYLHNLDSAKVYLQKAVNISPKSPVGMYRLGMVESMLHLNAEAISHLETAAQLYQPSPTLMRLIYKNLGQSEAESGNKAKALEAWKKALAYEPDDDITSKIKQISGSK; encoded by the coding sequence ATGGTTAGAAAAACATTAATTGCAATTATAATGCTTTTGGTTAGCAGCGTAGGATTTGCGTTGAACAATAATCGCAACGGACTGATTGTCAAAGGAGATAGTTGCGTTACCGAGAATGACTATTTTCATGCATTAGATTATTTTCTGCAAGCACAGAAAATACGTGATACAAAAGATCTTCAGATGAAGATTGCAGACTGCTACTATTGTAGATACCAGTTAAAGGAATGTACAACGATACTTGAAAAAATAAAGGAGGATAGTTTGAGTCATGATGCTTTCAAAGAATTGTATTATGCCTATGGTGCAATGGAAAAACCTTCTACTCAGGAAATTTATGGTTATGCTCTTATTAGGCGTTTCCCTATGGATAGTAGAATCTTAGCTAGCCTTATGCATCTGATCATTGATAATGATAAATATGGTACCCGACAGTTTCTTGCTGTAGAGTTTGGTGAGAAATATTTTAAAAAGGACTCAGATAACGTGGAGGTTAATCGTGCACTTGCCCAGGCATATTTCTTTTCTCAGAAGTATGATAAATCACTTAATATGTACCATAGGTTGTTGCAGGAAAAGGATACCACATTTTCTGGATTATATTATACGGGCTTATGTTATGAGTATCTTCATAACCTCGATTCGGCGAAGGTGTATCTTCAAAAGGCTGTAAACATTTCTCCAAAGAGTCCCGTCGGTATGTATCGTCTCGGTATGGTGGAAAGTATGCTTCATTTGAACGCTGAAGCTATATCTCATTTGGAAACGGCAGCTCAACTCTATCAACCGAGTCCAACATTAATGAGGCTGATTTATAAAAATCTGGGACAGTCGGAAGCTGAATCCGGAAATAAAGCAAAAGCACTTGAAGCATGGAAGAAAGCCCTTGCTTATGAACCAGATGATGACATTACCTCTAAAATTAAACAGATAAGCGGAAGTAAATAA
- a CDS encoding carbohydrate kinase family protein, which translates to MRKVIGIGETVLDIIFKEGQPVSAVPGGSAFNAIISLGRCGVNSTFISEAGNDRIGDCVIKFLKENGVNADNVNIFPDSKSPISLAFLDENNNADYIFYKDHPHDQLEFIYPEVNPDDIVVFGSFFAINPVVRPQVAGFLEYAHNHGAILYYDVNFRSQHKDEIMKITPNLIENLEFADIVRGSHEDFEILYKQPDADKVYNSEISFYCKKFICTRGSEPVAVLAENNFAKEYDVFKTETVSTIGAGDNFNAGFIFGMLKYNVTHYDIENGLNETQWDNLISSGLSFSAECCKDIYNYVSSEFGEKMKLKE; encoded by the coding sequence ATGCGTAAGGTAATAGGAATTGGCGAGACGGTACTCGACATTATTTTTAAGGAAGGTCAACCAGTGAGTGCCGTTCCTGGTGGTTCTGCTTTTAATGCCATTATTTCCCTTGGTCGTTGTGGAGTAAATTCAACTTTTATTAGTGAGGCTGGTAATGACCGTATTGGTGACTGTGTAATTAAATTTTTAAAGGAGAATGGTGTTAATGCCGATAATGTGAATATCTTTCCCGACAGCAAGTCGCCAATCTCTCTAGCTTTCCTTGACGAGAATAATAATGCCGATTACATATTTTATAAGGATCATCCTCATGACCAGTTGGAGTTTATATATCCAGAAGTAAATCCTGATGACATTGTTGTCTTTGGTTCGTTTTTCGCCATTAATCCAGTTGTTCGTCCACAGGTTGCGGGATTTTTGGAGTATGCCCATAATCATGGTGCTATATTATATTATGATGTTAATTTCCGATCTCAACATAAGGACGAGATAATGAAGATTACTCCAAATCTTATTGAGAATCTTGAATTTGCTGATATAGTGCGTGGTAGTCATGAAGATTTCGAAATATTGTATAAGCAACCAGATGCGGATAAAGTTTATAACTCAGAGATAAGTTTTTATTGCAAAAAGTTTATCTGCACTCGTGGCAGTGAACCTGTTGCTGTACTTGCTGAGAACAATTTTGCTAAAGAATATGATGTGTTTAAGACTGAGACGGTAAGTACTATTGGAGCTGGAGATAATTTCAATGCCGGTTTTATTTTTGGTATGCTTAAATATAATGTTACTCATTATGATATAGAGAATGGACTTAATGAAACACAGTGGGACAATCTCATCTCTTCAGGTTTGTCTTTCTCTGCAGAATGTTGTAAAGATATATATAATTATGTAAGTTCTGAGTTTGGTGAAAAAATGAAACTTAAGGAATAA
- a CDS encoding SusC/RagA family TonB-linked outer membrane protein, whose translation MDYLKSIEKPLVLLFLLCLFPLGISAQSIVKGIVNDESGEPVIGATIRVVGTKEGAITDFNGSFQISAAPNAKLNITYVGFVPQTVNIGGRKNINITLKEDASTLNDVVVIGYGTAKRSDISGSVASVDTKSMMKKAPINLADGLKGAAPGVIVTTQDGAPNAMARVHIRGVGTIGNESEPLYVVDGVQVGNNANFLNPQDIENIEVLKDASATAIYGARGANGVIMITTKHGSKGALHVDVNAGWSVQTLASTLNTLDADMYAKAIRLARQGDGTNVAMPIFGEKYDGQRKTIDWQKEMTRSALRQNYSVNISGGTEKFQSSFSAGYLDNEGVVVNTNYRRMNLRGTMKAQVNDYLEIGGDLNFTHDVNRGSNNGFGNNTNLSSVRDYATLAPTMDYTDANGKIVSPNVVNADGTYGTFWQNSATGNEISGSADNFYAKQMELDSPTRNNRVLANVYIDLNPIKGLHLKSIYSYNHNAQDNYNWQTPVVRYNGGQQVAMNNIDTRRSFSLSQNSSYDKSIETYLTYHWANDIHDITAMAGNSVSEGKGYWLNASAKDFPAETVRLISLTNNLSTKDCGGGFNAQSRFISYYGRLMYSLMNRYNLTATVRRDGSSNFGLKKMWGTFPSAAASWRMSEEPWMKDISAISNIKLRLGWGRTGNAGNPTDLAFQQLGATQYHFYSDGATTQNFNTANGIAQLIIANPNLQWETSEQTNLGLDFSLLKGDLNMSFDYFIRNSKNVLIDVSVRPSSGYQTYYCNNGKIRNIGFEFSARYNHNFNKDFSIGATITGSTLKNKVVKLGNDLMNTCSGGNDGSNIDGSNVQAVNGDGLKWNNHSICREGYAVGSFYGYKAAGIVRTQAQLDELNKSAKGGIYQDGLHVGDLYYKDLNNDGKVDENDVDIIGNGFPKVNFGLNLNATYKNWDFSIYTYGVLGQKVLSYSAMRLSTMKPVDDPSVPNILKSAYNESFSVNPNGSLPRLSILDDKNSNCRVSDFWVKNGDFLKINNIQIGYTFPREWLAPLKITSARAFMSISNLACISGYNKYGDPECGQGSLLYTGLDTGRYPTPRTYSLGLSVQF comes from the coding sequence ATGGATTATCTAAAATCTATTGAAAAGCCGTTAGTGTTGCTATTCTTGCTTTGTTTATTCCCATTGGGAATATCGGCTCAAAGCATAGTCAAAGGAATAGTAAATGATGAATCAGGTGAGCCTGTAATTGGGGCGACGATTCGAGTTGTGGGCACAAAGGAAGGAGCTATTACAGATTTTAATGGAAGTTTCCAGATCTCAGCTGCTCCAAATGCTAAGTTAAATATCACTTATGTGGGCTTTGTTCCCCAAACCGTGAATATTGGCGGACGTAAAAACATTAATATTACATTGAAGGAAGACGCAAGTACTCTTAATGATGTAGTAGTAATTGGTTATGGTACCGCAAAACGTAGTGATATATCTGGTTCAGTTGCTTCTGTTGACACAAAGTCAATGATGAAAAAAGCTCCTATAAACCTTGCCGACGGACTGAAAGGTGCTGCTCCTGGTGTTATCGTTACAACTCAGGATGGTGCTCCAAATGCCATGGCACGGGTACATATACGTGGTGTCGGGACCATCGGTAATGAGTCGGAACCTCTATATGTTGTTGATGGAGTCCAAGTTGGTAATAATGCTAACTTCTTGAATCCTCAGGATATTGAAAACATAGAAGTATTAAAAGATGCTTCTGCAACAGCTATCTATGGTGCTCGTGGTGCAAACGGTGTCATCATGATTACCACAAAGCATGGTTCAAAGGGTGCTCTTCATGTAGACGTAAACGCTGGTTGGAGTGTTCAAACTCTTGCAAGCACACTTAATACCCTAGATGCTGATATGTATGCAAAAGCAATTCGTCTGGCTCGTCAAGGTGATGGAACAAACGTTGCAATGCCTATATTCGGTGAAAAATATGATGGTCAGCGTAAGACGATTGATTGGCAGAAAGAAATGACCAGATCAGCTCTTCGTCAGAACTATTCTGTTAACATAAGTGGTGGTACAGAGAAATTCCAAAGTTCTTTCTCTGCAGGCTATTTGGATAACGAAGGTGTTGTCGTAAATACCAACTATCGTCGTATGAATCTTCGTGGAACTATGAAAGCTCAGGTTAATGATTATCTTGAGATTGGTGGTGACTTGAACTTTACTCATGATGTTAATAGAGGAAGTAATAATGGTTTTGGTAATAATACCAACCTTTCTTCTGTTCGTGACTATGCAACATTAGCTCCTACAATGGACTATACAGATGCAAATGGCAAGATTGTATCACCAAATGTTGTTAATGCTGATGGTACTTATGGTACATTCTGGCAGAACTCTGCAACTGGTAATGAAATATCAGGAAGTGCTGATAACTTCTATGCTAAGCAGATGGAACTTGATAGCCCAACACGTAATAATCGTGTTTTAGCTAATGTTTATATTGATTTGAATCCTATTAAGGGACTTCACCTTAAATCAATATATTCTTACAATCATAATGCACAAGATAATTACAACTGGCAGACTCCTGTTGTTCGTTATAATGGCGGACAACAAGTTGCAATGAACAATATCGACACTAGACGTAGTTTTAGCCTTTCACAGAATTCTAGTTACGACAAGAGTATTGAAACTTATCTTACTTATCATTGGGCTAACGATATTCATGATATTACAGCAATGGCAGGTAACTCTGTTAGTGAAGGCAAAGGTTATTGGTTAAATGCTAGCGCAAAGGATTTCCCAGCAGAAACAGTTCGCTTAATTTCTCTTACCAATAATCTTTCTACCAAGGACTGCGGTGGTGGTTTTAATGCTCAGTCTCGTTTCATCTCTTATTATGGTCGTTTGATGTATAGTTTGATGAATCGTTATAACTTGACTGCAACTGTTCGCCGTGATGGTAGTTCAAACTTTGGCTTAAAAAAAATGTGGGGAACATTCCCTTCTGCAGCAGCATCTTGGCGTATGTCTGAAGAGCCTTGGATGAAAGATATTAGCGCTATAAGTAATATTAAACTTCGTCTTGGCTGGGGTAGAACAGGTAATGCAGGTAACCCTACAGATCTTGCATTTCAACAGTTAGGTGCTACTCAATATCATTTCTATTCTGATGGTGCTACAACCCAAAATTTTAACACCGCTAATGGTATAGCTCAGTTGATTATTGCAAATCCTAATTTACAATGGGAAACAAGTGAACAAACTAATCTAGGTCTTGATTTCTCTCTTCTTAAGGGTGATTTAAATATGTCATTTGATTACTTTATTCGTAATTCTAAAAATGTACTTATTGATGTTTCTGTACGACCATCTTCTGGCTATCAGACATATTATTGCAACAATGGTAAAATCCGCAACATTGGTTTTGAATTCAGTGCAAGATACAACCATAACTTTAATAAGGATTTTTCTATTGGTGCAACCATCACAGGTTCAACACTGAAGAACAAGGTTGTTAAGCTTGGTAACGATCTTATGAACACATGTTCTGGTGGTAACGATGGTTCTAATATTGATGGTTCTAATGTTCAGGCTGTTAATGGCGATGGTTTGAAGTGGAACAACCACTCTATCTGCCGTGAAGGTTATGCTGTAGGTTCATTCTATGGTTACAAGGCTGCTGGTATTGTACGTACTCAGGCTCAGCTTGATGAATTAAATAAGTCAGCAAAAGGTGGCATATATCAGGATGGACTTCACGTAGGTGACCTTTATTATAAGGATCTTAATAATGATGGCAAAGTTGACGAGAACGATGTTGACATCATTGGCAATGGTTTCCCGAAAGTAAACTTCGGTCTTAACTTGAATGCAACTTATAAAAATTGGGATTTCTCTATTTACACTTATGGTGTACTTGGTCAGAAGGTCCTTTCTTACTCAGCAATGCGACTTTCTACAATGAAACCAGTTGATGATCCTTCAGTTCCAAACATCCTTAAAAGTGCTTATAACGAGTCTTTCTCTGTAAATCCTAATGGAAGTCTTCCTCGCTTGAGTATTCTTGATGATAAGAACTCAAACTGCCGTGTATCTGATTTCTGGGTAAAGAATGGTGACTTCTTGAAGATTAATAACATACAGATTGGTTATACATTCCCAAGAGAGTGGCTCGCTCCATTGAAGATAACTTCTGCTCGCGCTTTCATGTCTATTAGTAATCTTGCATGTATATCAGGTTACAATAAATATGGTGATCCTGAATGTGGTCAGGGAAGTCTTCTCTATACAGGTCTTGATACAGGTCGTTACCCAACACCTCGTACTTATTCATTGGGATTAAGTGTACAATTCTAA
- a CDS encoding RagB/SusD family nutrient uptake outer membrane protein produces MKYINKSIIIAAMGVATMGLNTSCNNDDFLTVDHYGILPADQMFKTEADAVSGLNGIYDCLFADSKYADAWNFKPQLFFGCHPTLDTQATGYDVNWCKQGWTSDDADLGKSYNYSYRAIGRANDFLTGLESSDNAKNFKSYKYLDGEARALRAYFYMFLAENWGRVPMLANGENFINTPNKAAAETDDEMWDFIIADLKQAAEDLDWKPYNNEYGRCTKGMALSYLGDAYMWKAYKARFNGKTEESKPNLELAKAALSQVITSKTYELAPSYSTLWDVDEAWPKECVWQVVNDMGAGNYGKWDSDAHIFNNFFAASTNGGGGWGSEYLSWELYFSYELGDKRRDASMCTSPVAELPIQYRSATSYGQNPFMQQKLGSDGNNGYMFANGGEYAPAIWTMKLWRCQRAQWTNPHSPCHFYYKRYSGVLFDYAECLFRLNGGDDPEAWNIIDQIRQRAFGNTEVGKGAALNSKFNAYYKSLAGLGGYSDYVAKNNYPIPFDSVSVPVPVAQIYYTKIKNEGLTIDGVGVVSKPFADCEPWEVALGQERRKEFSSEWNLKADLQRSEFLEKSIEYNYPKGVGLPNTDQGKKNNWHYYRNWDFNKQRLVMPIPQNEILRNKLIKQNPGY; encoded by the coding sequence ATGAAATATATAAATAAATCTATCATAATTGCTGCGATGGGAGTTGCCACGATGGGGCTAAATACGTCGTGTAACAATGATGATTTCTTAACAGTAGATCATTATGGAATCCTCCCTGCAGATCAAATGTTTAAAACAGAAGCTGATGCTGTTAGTGGACTTAATGGTATTTATGACTGTTTGTTTGCAGATAGTAAATACGCTGATGCGTGGAACTTCAAGCCGCAGTTATTCTTTGGTTGTCACCCGACTTTGGATACACAGGCTACAGGTTATGACGTGAACTGGTGTAAGCAAGGTTGGACATCTGATGATGCTGACCTAGGTAAGAGTTATAATTATTCTTATCGAGCTATCGGCCGTGCTAACGATTTCCTAACCGGACTTGAAAGTTCAGATAACGCAAAAAATTTCAAGTCTTATAAGTATCTTGATGGTGAAGCTCGCGCACTTCGTGCATATTTCTATATGTTCCTTGCCGAAAATTGGGGACGTGTTCCTATGCTTGCCAATGGTGAGAACTTTATTAATACACCAAATAAGGCTGCTGCCGAAACTGATGATGAGATGTGGGACTTTATTATAGCCGATCTTAAGCAAGCTGCAGAAGATCTTGATTGGAAACCTTATAACAATGAATATGGACGTTGCACAAAGGGTATGGCTTTATCTTATCTAGGTGATGCTTATATGTGGAAAGCATACAAGGCTCGTTTTAATGGTAAGACAGAAGAAAGTAAGCCAAATCTGGAACTTGCTAAAGCTGCTCTGTCTCAGGTTATAACTAGTAAAACATATGAGTTGGCTCCTTCTTATTCTACCCTTTGGGATGTAGATGAGGCTTGGCCAAAAGAATGTGTATGGCAGGTTGTAAATGATATGGGTGCAGGTAATTATGGCAAATGGGATTCTGATGCTCATATCTTTAATAATTTCTTTGCAGCTTCTACCAATGGTGGTGGCGGTTGGGGATCTGAGTACCTTTCTTGGGAACTTTATTTCTCTTATGAATTAGGTGATAAGCGTCGTGATGCTTCAATGTGTACAAGCCCTGTTGCAGAGCTTCCTATACAATATCGTTCAGCTACTTCTTATGGTCAAAATCCATTCATGCAGCAGAAACTAGGCTCAGATGGTAACAATGGTTACATGTTTGCAAATGGTGGTGAGTATGCTCCAGCAATCTGGACTATGAAACTATGGAGATGCCAGCGTGCACAGTGGACTAATCCTCATTCTCCATGTCACTTCTACTACAAACGTTATTCAGGAGTTCTATTTGACTATGCAGAGTGCTTATTCCGTTTGAATGGTGGCGATGATCCTGAAGCTTGGAATATTATAGATCAGATTCGTCAGCGTGCATTTGGCAATACTGAAGTTGGTAAGGGTGCTGCTCTAAATAGCAAGTTTAATGCATATTACAAGAGTCTTGCTGGTCTAGGTGGATATTCTGATTATGTAGCAAAAAACAATTATCCAATTCCTTTCGATTCTGTATCGGTTCCTGTTCCAGTAGCTCAGATTTACTATACAAAAATTAAGAATGAGGGACTTACTATTGATGGTGTTGGTGTTGTTAGTAAGCCATTTGCAGATTGTGAACCATGGGAAGTTGCTCTTGGTCAGGAGCGCCGTAAGGAATTTAGTTCTGAATGGAATCTTAAGGCTGACCTTCAGCGTAGTGAATTCTTAGAGAAGTCTATTGAATATAACTACCCTAAGGGTGTTGGTTTGCCAAATACAGATCAAGGGAAGAAGAACAATTGGCATTATTATCGTAACTGGGACTTTAACAAGCAGCGTCTTGTAATGCCAATCCCACAAAACGAAATATTGAGAAATAAATTGATTAAGCAGAATCCTGGATACTAA
- a CDS encoding M16 family metallopeptidase, whose protein sequence is MTYNTFTLDNGLRIIHQPSTSDVVYCGYEINAGTRNELPTEDGMAHFCEHVSFKGTEHRRPWQIINCLESVGGDLNAFTNKEDTVYYSAILKKHTAKAIDILTDIVFHSTYPQQEIDKEVEVICDEIDSYKDSPADLIYDEFENILFKGHPLGHNILGTAELVRGFKTADAKRFTDKYYRPENSIFFIYGDVDFKRIVKLLNKATADFGPCKPLINPDISKALPEYKSQIIEVDKGTHQAHVMIGNRSYNIHDDRRISLYLLNNILGGPGMSARLNMSLREHYGLVYTVESTMMNYGDTGIWGIYFGCDPHDVNKCIKLVKRELNKVIDKPLSETQLKAAKKQIKGQIGVSCDNKENFALDFGKSYLHYGWEKDITSLYANIDAITSEGIQNVAADIMSEDKLTMLIFK, encoded by the coding sequence ATGACATACAATACTTTTACTCTTGATAACGGGTTACGCATTATTCACCAGCCATCAACATCTGATGTGGTATATTGCGGATATGAAATAAATGCAGGCACACGAAACGAACTGCCAACGGAAGACGGAATGGCGCATTTCTGCGAACATGTTTCATTTAAGGGAACTGAGCACAGACGTCCTTGGCAAATCATAAACTGTTTAGAAAGTGTTGGAGGTGACCTTAACGCATTCACAAATAAAGAAGATACTGTGTACTATTCAGCCATACTGAAAAAACATACGGCAAAAGCTATCGACATTCTCACTGACATCGTCTTCCACAGCACTTATCCACAACAGGAAATAGATAAAGAAGTAGAAGTGATCTGCGACGAGATAGACAGTTACAAGGATTCACCAGCAGACCTTATATATGACGAGTTTGAAAATATACTCTTCAAAGGTCATCCACTTGGACACAACATATTGGGTACAGCAGAACTTGTAAGAGGTTTCAAGACTGCAGACGCTAAGAGATTCACAGACAAATATTATCGTCCTGAAAATAGCATATTCTTCATTTACGGAGATGTAGACTTCAAACGTATAGTAAAACTACTTAATAAGGCTACTGCCGACTTCGGACCTTGCAAACCTTTGATCAATCCTGACATAAGTAAAGCGTTACCAGAGTATAAGAGTCAGATTATAGAAGTTGACAAAGGTACTCACCAAGCTCACGTGATGATAGGAAACCGCAGTTATAATATCCATGATGACAGAAGAATAAGTCTGTACCTGCTTAACAATATCCTTGGCGGACCAGGAATGAGCGCCAGACTTAACATGAGTCTGCGTGAACATTATGGATTGGTATATACGGTTGAAAGCACTATGATGAACTATGGTGACACGGGAATATGGGGCATTTACTTCGGCTGCGATCCGCACGACGTAAACAAGTGTATAAAACTTGTGAAGAGAGAATTAAACAAAGTTATCGACAAGCCTTTATCTGAAACTCAGTTGAAAGCAGCTAAGAAGCAAATAAAAGGTCAGATAGGAGTATCATGCGACAATAAGGAAAATTTCGCCCTCGATTTTGGCAAGAGTTATCTACACTACGGCTGGGAAAAAGACATCACTTCATTATATGCTAACATAGACGCTATTACATCAGAAGGTATTCAGAATGTTGCTGCCGATATTATGAGCGAAGATAAACTGACAATGCTTATATTCAAGTAA